The Brachionichthys hirsutus isolate HB-005 chromosome 1, CSIRO-AGI_Bhir_v1, whole genome shotgun sequence genome has a window encoding:
- the LOC137895310 gene encoding zinc finger protein 420-like, whose product MSSFEFLGNVVKTRVTAPEEDIFGKVEKTAIKDEEEFYPQQGLLDRSLRPELKLHRIDCPQLHVCKEEEEEEEEEEEEEEEEEEIPADQQLWNQEVNSSMKQEDPELPHLKEEPEELLTSQEGEQLVLKEEINVIMFDPTHEENDQSEDQTLDVKDEDNAAETESVVNMPIIISVVGAANIDLLISNSSHVSVSHDEGGGTSRRDVEIEPQFQSQGRNNTSKKPYVCTLCNKGYTTRKIWKLHMRIHPEEKHYDCQTCGKHFRQNYHLKRHMRIHTGEKPYECKTCGKQFREKKTFINHMRIHTGEKPFDCKTCGKKFRQKSHFINHMRIHTGEKPFDCKTCGKQFRVKSHFIDHMRIHTGEKPFDCKTCGKQFRVKSHFIDHMRIHTGEKPFGCKTCGKQFIRKSTLKRHMRIHTGEKPYECKTCGKQFREKKTFINHMRIHTGEKPFDCKTCGKKFRQKSHFINHMRIHTGEKPFDCKTCGEQFIQKSNLKRHMTIHTGEKPYECKTCGKQFRVNSYFISHMRIHTGEKPFDCKTCGKQFREKKTFINHVRIHTGEKPFDCKACGKQFRVKSQFIVHMRIHTGEKPFDCKTCGKQFRVKSHFINHMRIHTGEKPYECKTCGKQFRVKSPFIDHMRIHTGEKPFDCKTCGKKFRQKNHFINHMRIHTGEKPFDCKTCGEKFRQKSHFINHMRIHTGEKPFHCKTCGKQFRVKSQFINHMRIHTGEKPFDCKTCGKKFRQKSDLKRHMRIHTGEKPFDCITCGKQLRVKSHFIDHMRIHNDGSAL is encoded by the exons atgtcttcatttgagttcttgggaaatgtagttaaaacGCGAGTAACAGCTCCGGAGGAGGATATCTTTGGAAAGGTTGAAAAAACTGCCATCAAGGACGAAGAAGAGTTCTATCCTCAACAAGGACTGCTGGATCGCAGCCTGAGACCCGAATTGAAGTTACACAGGATAG ATTGCCCACAGCttcatgtctgtaaggaggaggaggaggaggaggaggaggaggaggaggaggaggaggaggaggaggagatccctgctgaccagcagctctggaaccaggaggtgaactCCAGTATgaagcaagaggacccagagcttcctcacctgaaagaggagccggaggaactcctcaccagtcaggagggagagcagcttgtactgAAGGAGGAGATTAATGTCATCATGTTTGAtcctactcatgaggaaaatgaccagagtgaagatcagactctggacgtgaaagatgaagataatgcagcagagacagagtctgtcgtcaacatgccgattataatctctgtggttggagcagcaAACATTGatctgctgatctctaacagctctcatgtatctgtcagccatgatgagggaggtggaaCGAGCAGAAGAGATGTTGAGATTGAGCCCCAGTTTCAATCCCAGGGAAGAAATAACACAAGTaagaagccatatgtttgtacattatgtaacaaAGGTTACACAACACGCAAGATCTGGAAactccacatgagaatccacccAGAAGAAAAGCATTATGATTGTCAAACATGtggaaaacatttcagacaaaatTATCATTTGAAAaggcacatgagaatccacactggtgagaagccctatgaatgtaaaacatgtgggaaacaattcagagagaaaaagacctttattaatcacatgagaatccacactggtgagaagccctttgactgtaaaacatgtgggaaaaaattcagacagaaaagtcactttattaatcacatgagaatccacactggtgagaagccctttgactgtaaaacatgtgggaaacaattcagagtGAAAAGTCACTTTATtgatcacatgagaatccacactggtgagaagccctttgactgtaaaacatgtgggaaacaattcagagtGAAAAGTCACTTTATtgatcacatgagaatccacactggtgagaagccctttggctgtaaaacatgtgggaaacaattcatacgaaaatctactttgaaaagacacatgagaatccacactggtgagaagccctatgaatgtaaaacatgtgggaaacaattcagagagaaaaagacctttattaatcacatgagaatccacactggtgagaagccctttgactgtaaaacatgtgggaaaaaattcagacagaaaagtcactttattaatcacatgagaatccacactggtgagaagccctttgactgtaaaacatgtggggaacaattcatacaaaaatctaatttgaaaagacacatgacaatccacactggtgagaaaccctatgaatgtaaaacatgtgggaaacaattcagagtGAACAGTTACTTTATtagtcacatgagaatccacactggtgagaagccctttgactgtaaaacatgtgggaaacaattcagagagaaaaagacCTTTATTAATCAcgtgagaatccacactggtgagaagccctttgactgtaaagcatgtgggaaacaattcagagtGAAAAGTCAATTTATCGTTCACATGAGAAttcacactggtgagaagccctttgactgtaaaacatgtgggaaacaattcagagtGAAAAGTCActttattaatcacatgagaatccacactggtgagaagccctatgaatgtaaaacatgtgggaaacaattcagagtGAAAAGTCCATTTATCGATCACATGAGAAttcacactggtgagaagccctttgactgtaaaacatgtgggaaaaaattcagacagaaaaatcactttattaatcacatgagaatccacactggtgagaagccctttgactgtaaaacatgtggggaaaaattcagacagaaaagtcactttattaatcacatgagaatccacactggtgagaagccctttcactgtaaaacatgtgggaaacaattcagagtGAAAAGTCAATTTATTAATCACATGAGAAtacacactggtgagaagccctttgactgtaaaacatgtgggaaaaaattcagacagaaatctgatttgaaaagacacatgagaatccacaccggtgagaagccctttgactgtataacatgtgggaaacaactCAGAGTGAAAAGTCACTTTATtgatcacatgagaatccacaatgATGGTTCAGCCTTATGA